The proteins below are encoded in one region of Micromonospora pisi:
- a CDS encoding glycosyltransferase has product MSRPSAHRHPRTARRASASVPRTALRVAAALTVVAAVALRPAWAYQAVALALTAVFATYLIRHLVFLTAALRPIPAEADDTTDRPLSVTVLVPCHNEARVIDGLTAALAALDYPAHLIEVVFVDDRSADGTGDLLERAVVGHRGWRVLRRAADAVGGKSAALNDALRLARGEVVVVFDADHQPAPDCLRELLRPFADPRVAAVQGRCVVRNPRDSLVARLVAVDYLCGYLVNMAGRDRVHGLPAYGGANCAVRTDVLRELGGWNVESVTEDTDLSLRIWLRGYRIGYAEHAVDTELAVTGLGAYYRQRYRWARGHQQVCRDYRRPLWRSPRLRLREKIEATLFLYVFHVPVLCVLALLLAGITTAVPGLLPSAGPLWAIAPLMAAGPVLEVGGGLLRAGARRRDLLPLLLFPALFVISMLLCTRAMLDAWAGSRYAWVKTERTALDPNAAVHTERAARDPRAVVTPA; this is encoded by the coding sequence GTGAGTCGGCCGAGCGCGCACCGGCACCCGCGCACCGCCCGGCGGGCGAGCGCGAGCGTCCCCCGGACCGCCCTGCGGGTGGCGGCGGCGCTGACCGTGGTCGCGGCGGTGGCACTCCGTCCGGCCTGGGCGTACCAGGCGGTCGCGCTGGCGCTGACCGCCGTGTTCGCCACCTACCTGATCCGGCACCTGGTCTTCCTGACCGCCGCCCTGCGTCCGATCCCGGCCGAGGCCGACGACACGACGGACCGGCCGTTGAGCGTCACCGTGCTGGTCCCCTGCCACAACGAGGCCAGGGTGATCGACGGGTTGACCGCCGCGCTGGCCGCCCTCGACTACCCGGCACACCTGATCGAGGTGGTCTTCGTCGACGACCGATCCGCCGACGGCACCGGTGACCTGCTGGAACGTGCCGTGGTCGGGCACCGGGGGTGGCGGGTGCTGCGGCGCGCGGCCGACGCGGTCGGCGGCAAGTCCGCCGCGCTCAACGACGCGCTCCGGCTGGCGCGGGGCGAAGTCGTGGTGGTCTTCGACGCCGACCACCAGCCGGCTCCCGACTGCCTACGTGAACTACTGCGCCCGTTCGCCGACCCGCGGGTCGCCGCGGTGCAGGGCCGGTGCGTGGTGCGCAATCCCCGGGACAGTCTGGTCGCGCGCCTGGTGGCGGTGGACTATCTCTGCGGTTACCTGGTGAACATGGCCGGCCGCGACCGGGTCCACGGCCTGCCCGCGTACGGGGGCGCGAACTGTGCCGTACGCACCGACGTGCTGCGGGAACTCGGCGGCTGGAACGTCGAGTCGGTCACCGAGGACACCGACCTGTCGCTGCGGATCTGGTTGCGTGGATACCGGATCGGCTACGCCGAACACGCGGTGGACACCGAACTCGCGGTGACCGGCCTGGGGGCGTACTACCGGCAGCGGTACCGCTGGGCCCGAGGCCACCAGCAGGTCTGCCGCGACTACCGCCGGCCGCTGTGGCGCAGCCCGCGACTGCGGTTGCGCGAGAAGATCGAGGCGACCCTCTTCCTCTACGTCTTCCACGTACCGGTGCTCTGCGTGCTCGCCCTGCTGCTGGCCGGCATCACCACGGCCGTGCCCGGTCTGCTGCCGTCGGCCGGTCCACTCTGGGCCATCGCGCCGTTGATGGCGGCCGGACCGGTGCTCGAGGTGGGGGGCGGGCTGTTGCGGGCCGGTGCCCGCCGCCGGGACCTGCTGCCGTTGCTGCTCTTCCCGGCGCTTTTCGTGATCTCGATGCTGCTCTGCACCCGGGCCATGCTCGACGCCTGGGCGGGGTCCCGCTACGCCTGGGTGAAGACCGAGCGAACCGCCCTGGACCCGAACGCGGCGGTGCACACCGAGCGTGCCGCCCGGGATCCGCGCGCCGTGGTGACCCCCGCGTGA
- a CDS encoding HAD family hydrolase translates to MDRPPLGVLVDLDDTLYPQAEFLAQTWDRVAAAGASLGLDRDALRSALGRESARGSDRGSLIDSALAAIGAAPALAPALVGAFRNFRPTTLTPYPGVAERLSRLARSVPLVVVTDGNPEQQRAKLAATGLGGALTGVVCTDEERGRAGRKPHPSGFRRGLSLLGCRTEDAVMVGDRPEKDIAGAVALGIRALRVRQGEYRDRPDPAEVWRSVQTTADALDVLLDLCEGTRR, encoded by the coding sequence GTGGACCGTCCCCCGCTGGGTGTGCTCGTCGACCTGGACGACACCCTCTACCCGCAGGCCGAGTTCCTGGCCCAGACCTGGGACCGGGTCGCCGCCGCCGGGGCCTCGCTCGGACTCGACCGGGACGCGCTGCGGTCCGCGCTGGGCAGGGAAAGTGCCCGGGGCAGCGACCGGGGCAGCCTGATCGACTCCGCGCTCGCCGCGATCGGCGCCGCACCCGCCCTCGCCCCGGCGCTGGTCGGTGCCTTCCGCAACTTCCGGCCGACGACGCTCACCCCGTACCCGGGTGTCGCGGAGCGGTTGAGCCGGCTGGCCCGCTCCGTACCGCTGGTGGTGGTGACCGACGGCAACCCGGAGCAGCAGCGGGCGAAGCTCGCCGCCACCGGACTGGGCGGGGCGTTGACCGGGGTGGTCTGCACCGACGAGGAGCGGGGACGGGCCGGCCGCAAGCCGCATCCGTCCGGGTTCCGGCGAGGGCTGTCGCTGCTCGGCTGCCGGACCGAGGACGCCGTGATGGTCGGCGACCGGCCGGAGAAGGACATCGCCGGGGCGGTCGCGCTCGGTATCCGCGCGCTCCGGGTCCGCCAGGGCGAATATCGGGACCGGCCCGACCCGGCCGAGGTCTGGCGGTCGGTGCAGACCACGGCCGACGCGTTGGACGTGCTGCTCGACCTCTGCGAGGGGACACGCCGGTGA
- a CDS encoding ATP-grasp domain-containing protein, whose protein sequence is MTDPADTTRTTLVRPGPQSPRPRPSDPRLAGRRVLVTGCGGPAGVAVLRELTTLDVTPVAADCDPYAAGLHLGHQSYLLPTADSPDYPDRLLAAATATGSDAVIVTVAEELLRVAGNEAEFAERGIAAWFPAHRTVADCLDKWAFAARIDAAGVAAPGTALDGPGDLPGPWIVKPRVGRGSRDVYPVDDPADFPTLLRRVPAPLVQTRLPGREFTVDCLIGRDGAVLGAVPRWRAQTRAGISTRGTTFADSRIDLLVKELAGALDLTAVCNVQGFLDDEGPARVVEVNPRFSGGLPLSLAAGADLVGQFLLGTLGLPIDPTALVATEGVTTVRWFAESTVEQRVDR, encoded by the coding sequence GTGACCGACCCCGCTGACACCACCCGAACCACCCTGGTCCGTCCCGGCCCGCAGTCGCCCCGGCCGCGACCGTCGGATCCCCGGCTGGCCGGGCGCCGGGTGCTGGTGACCGGCTGCGGTGGCCCCGCCGGAGTCGCCGTACTGCGCGAGCTGACCACCCTGGATGTGACCCCGGTGGCCGCCGACTGTGACCCGTACGCCGCTGGCCTGCACCTGGGCCACCAGAGTTACCTGCTGCCCACGGCCGACTCCCCCGACTACCCGGACCGGTTACTGGCGGCGGCGACCGCCACCGGCAGCGACGCGGTGATCGTGACCGTCGCGGAGGAACTGCTGCGGGTGGCGGGCAACGAGGCGGAGTTCGCCGAACGCGGGATCGCGGCGTGGTTCCCGGCCCACCGGACGGTCGCCGACTGCCTCGACAAGTGGGCGTTCGCGGCGCGAATCGACGCCGCCGGGGTGGCCGCGCCCGGCACCGCCCTGGACGGCCCCGGTGACCTGCCCGGACCGTGGATCGTCAAGCCACGGGTCGGGCGCGGGTCCCGGGACGTCTATCCGGTGGACGACCCGGCGGACTTTCCGACCCTGCTGCGCCGGGTGCCGGCCCCGCTGGTGCAGACCCGGCTGCCGGGCAGGGAGTTCACCGTCGACTGCCTGATCGGACGCGACGGCGCGGTCCTCGGTGCGGTGCCGCGCTGGCGCGCGCAGACCCGGGCCGGCATCTCGACCCGGGGCACGACCTTCGCCGACAGCCGGATCGACCTGCTGGTCAAGGAACTGGCCGGCGCGCTCGACCTGACCGCTGTCTGCAACGTGCAGGGTTTTCTGGACGACGAGGGCCCGGCACGGGTGGTCGAGGTGAACCCGCGCTTCTCCGGCGGACTGCCGCTGTCGCTCGCCGCGGGTGCCGACCTGGTCGGGCAGTTCCTACTGGGTACGCTCGGGCTGCCGATCGACCCGACCGCGCTGGTGGCCACCGAGGGGGTGACCACCGTGCGCTGGTTCGCGGAGAGCACGGTGGAGCAGCGCGTCGACCGTTGA